The following coding sequences lie in one Arabidopsis thaliana chromosome 3, partial sequence genomic window:
- the UNG gene encoding uracil dna glycosylase (uracil dna glycosylase (UNG); FUNCTIONS IN: uracil DNA N-glycosylase activity; INVOLVED IN: DNA repair, base-excision repair; LOCATED IN: mitochondrion; EXPRESSED IN: 15 plant structures; EXPRESSED DURING: 8 growth stages; CONTAINS InterPro DOMAIN/s: Uracil-DNA glycosylase (InterPro:IPR002043), Uracil-DNA glycosylase-like (InterPro:IPR005122); BEST Arabidopsis thaliana protein match is: unknown protein (TAIR:AT2G10550.1); Has 5606 Blast hits to 5606 proteins in 2219 species: Archae - 2; Bacteria - 4117; Metazoa - 124; Fungi - 141; Plants - 47; Viruses - 234; Other Eukaryotes - 941 (source: NCBI BLink).) — protein sequence MASSTPKTLMDFFQPAKRLKASPSSSSFPAVSVAGGSRDLGSVANSPPRVTVTTSVADDSSGLTPEQIARAEFNKFVAKSKRNLAVCSERVTKAKSEGNCYVPLSELLVEESWLKALPGEFHKPYAKSLSDFLEREIITDSKSPLIYPPQHLIFNALNTTPFDRVKTVIIGQDPYHGPGQAMGLSFSVPEGEKLPSSLLNIFKELHKDVGCSIPRHGNLQKWAVQGVLLLNAVLTVRSKQPNSHAKKGWEQFTDAVIQSISQQKEGVVFLLWGRYAQEKSKLIDATKHHILTAAHPSGLSANRGFFDCRHFSRANQLLEEMGIPPIDWQL from the exons ATGGCTTCGTCGAcacctaaaaccctaatggATTTTTTTCAACCTGCCAAACGCCTCAAAGCTTCcccttcttcctcctctttccCTGCCGTCTCCGTCGCCGGTGGTTCCCGTGATTTGGGTTCTGTAGCAAACTCGCCGCCTCGTGTAACCGTTACCACTTCCGTCGCCGATGATTCGTCTGGCCTTACACCTGAACAGATCGCTCGCGCAGAGTTCAACAAGTTCGTCGCCAAGTCCAAGCGTAACCTCGCCGTCTGCTCCGAGAGGGTCACAAAAGcaaaat CTGAAGGAAACTGCTACGTACCATTGAGTGAGCTCTTAGTAGAAGAATCATGGCTTAAAGCTCTTCCTGGGGAATTTCATAAACCCTACGCCAAATCACTTTCTGATTTCCTTGAACGTGAGATCATCACTGACAGTAAAAGCCCTCTGATTTATCCACCGCAGCACTTGATTTTCAATGCTCTTAATACAACTCCTTTTGATCGAGTTAAGACTGTCATTATCGGACAG GATCCTTATCATGGACCTGGTCAAGCTATGGGTTTGTCCTTCTCTGTACCTGAAGGAGAAAAGCTTCCTTCTAGTCTGTTGAACATCTTTAAGGAGCTTCATAAAGATGTTGGCTGTTCCATCCCACGTCACGGTAATCTACAGAAATGGGCTGTGCAG ggtgTGTTACTCCTGAATGCTGTTCTTACAG TAAGGAGTAAACAGCCTAATTCACATGCAAAGAAAGGATGGGAACAATTCACTGATGCTGTTATTCAAAGTATCTCACAGCAGAAGGAAggtgttgtttttcttctctggGGAAGATACGCTCAAGAGAAATCCAA GTTGATAGATGCGACTAAACATCATATACTCACAGCAGCTCATCCATCTGGTTTGTCGGCGAATAGAGGCTTCTTCGACTGCAG GCATTTCTCTCGCGCAAACCAGCTACTCGAGGAAATGGGGATTCCTCCCATAGACTGGCAACTTTAA
- a CDS encoding DHHC-type zinc finger family protein (DHHC-type zinc finger family protein; FUNCTIONS IN: zinc ion binding; CONTAINS InterPro DOMAIN/s: Zinc finger, DHHC-type (InterPro:IPR001594); BEST Arabidopsis thaliana protein match is: Ankyrin repeat family protein with DHHC zinc finger domain (TAIR:AT2G14255.1); Has 4961 Blast hits to 4959 proteins in 248 species: Archae - 0; Bacteria - 0; Metazoa - 2163; Fungi - 692; Plants - 838; Viruses - 0; Other Eukaryotes - 1268 (source: NCBI BLink).): protein MEDSSQGSFVATINEDYEAICWGCGLNLVLPSYAPVFKCGWCGAITNQNPVRPETKSFGLRRFRDRCFVVILAVFMLFVICGGIWAAYPVLFSISLACGIFHSVTTATLAISTLSTFILVAFKCAGKPTNILYGTHPGVGNGALNNYTFCNYCSKPKSPRTHHCRTCGMCVLDMDHHCPFIGNCVGAGNHKYFIAFLISAVISTSYAAVMCVYTLIHILPPIEKGAAYASDVAHVAHGNSISILRVVKNICLTYIANAVFISVRSLVLVYLFVASVSVAIGLSVLLWQQLSYIYEGKTYLSHLSSQGTEEDGEKSCRNLLTFFGCPHSIERHLPTIRNLRKRHKT, encoded by the exons ATGGAAGATTCTTCCCAG gGGAGTTTTGTTGCAACCATAAATGAGGATTATGAAGCAATTTGTTGGGGCTGTGGGCTAAACCTTGTTCTTCCATCATATGCACCTGTTTTTAAGTGTGGATGGTGTGGTGCAATCACGAATCAGAATCCAGTCAGACCTGAAACCAAAAGCTTTGGGTTGAGACGTTTCCGTGACCGGTGTTTTGTCGTTATTCTTGCAGTTTTTATGCTCTTTGTGATAT gTGGTGGGATTTGGGCTGCATATCCCGTCTTGTTTTCGATCAGCTTGGCTTGCGGAATTTTCCATTCTGTTACAACAGCGACTCTGGCGATATCAACGCTCTCAACATTTATTCTCGTTGCTTTTAAATGTGCCGGGAAGCCAACAAATATTCTTTATGGAACCCACCCTGGAGTAGGGAATGGTGCACTTAACAACTATACCTTTTGTAACTACTGCTCCAAACCCAAGTCACCTAGAACCCATCACTGCCGCACGTGTGGCATGTGTGTATTGGACATGGATCACCATTGCCCCTTT ATTGGGAACTGTGTTGGTGCGGGTAATCACAAATACTTCATAGCATTCCTTATCTCAGCCGTCATTAGCACAAGCTATGCTGCtgttatgtgtgtgtatacCTTGATTCATATCTTGCCACCTATTGAAAAAGGAGCTGCATATGCATCCGATGTGGCCCATGTGGCGCATGGTAATAGTATATCGATTCTGAGAGTGGTGAAGAATATATGTCTTACTTACATAGCCAACGCTGTCTTCATCTCTGTTCGAAGCCTTGTTCTAGTCTATCTCTTTGTGGCGAGTGTTTCTGTGGCGATTGGGCTAAGTGTTTTGCTGTGGCAACAGCTTAGCTATATCTATGAAGGCAAGACTTACTTGAGCCATTTGAGTTCTCAAGgaacagaagaagatggtgaaaaAAGCTGCCGGaatcttttgacttttttcgGGTGTCCACATTCAATTGAAAGGCACTTGCCAACCATAAGGAACTTGAGGAAGAGACATAAGacatga